GAGCTGCGACACCTCGGTGTGGGTGGCCAGGACGGCGGGGTGCTCCGACACGTCCTTGGTGGCGAACGAGTGGGGCAGCGACGAGATCGCGTAGCGGAGTGCGTCCTCGTCGACGTCGGCGAACGACATCGTGCGGGCCGGAGCTGCGTGCCCGGCAGACCCGAGCAACTGGCCGAGCTGCTCGGTGAGACGGGCGAGGTCGCTGCTCCAGCGTGAGTCGGACAGCTCGAAGGCGTTCAGGCGGGCCAGACGCTGGATGCTCTGCGGAAGCTCCTCGGGAGTGGGCATGCGAGCGCCCTCCACCAGCACGGGGATGACGCGGAGGTTTGCCTGCAGCGCCGACTCGACCTCGAGGCGGACGAAGTCGTTGGACTCGTCGATCCGTCGGACGTCGGTCCCGGGGCGGGGGTCGAGCCAGTTGTCACCGATGAGGATCAGCGCGACCTGGCACTGCTCGATCTCGCTGCGGATGTGCTCCTCGAAGTCGGCACCGATCGGGATCGAGTCGATGTCCATGAAGACACGTGCGTTCTGCATCCGGTGGCGCAGTCCGTCGTTGAGCCCGTTGGCCTGCGACTGGCAGTCACTGCGTCGGTACGAGATGAAGATGCGCTGTTCGGTTGTCGCGGTCATGAGGTCCCCGTCTGCGTTCATGAGTGCTTGCGGCACATCATGGACGCCACCGCCGACACTTGGCACCCCCATCAGCAAATTCACCCAGATCAAGGGCGGCGCTCCACCTCCAGCACCGAAGGTGTCAGTCGAGGCTGCTGAGGTCCGGCGGTACGTCGACGGCGTGCGCCTGCAGCACCTCGAGGGGTACGACGTCGAGCGCCCGCTCAGAGGTGGCAGCCAGCACGACTGGCGCGGCCACACCGTGTGCGTACGCCTGCATCCAGCGCGCGGCGACGACGCACCAGCGGTCACCCGGCACGAGCCCGGGGAAGTGCCACTCCGGGCGCGGCGTGGAGAGGTCGTTGCCGACGGCCTTCTGGTGGGCGAGGAACTCGTCGGTCATCACCGCGCAGATCGCGTGCAGCCCGGCGTCCTGCGGGCCGACCGTGCACCTGCCGTCGCGGTGGAACCCGGTGAGCGGGTCGGTGCCGCAGGGGTCGAGCTCGCCGCCGAGGACGTTGCGTTCGGTCATGCGCCCATCGTCGCTGGTTTCGAGGCTCGCTGCGCTCGCACCTCAACCACCGAGAGGCAGCGCTCCCACCTCAACCACCAAGCGGGCCCGCGGTCACCGCATGTCGAAGACCAGTCGCGCCGGCACCTCGCCGGCGAGCACCTCCTCGAAGCACGCGTTGACGTCGTCGAGCGCGCGGGTCTCGGTGACGACGCGGGTCAGGCCGCGGGCGTGAAGGTCGAAGACGGTGGCGAGGTCGTTGCGGGTGCCGACCAACGAGCCGATCACCTTGACGCCCTTGAGCACGGTCTCGAACACGGGGATCTCGAGGCGGTTGTCGGCGGGCAGGCCGACCAGGACGAGGCGGCCGTTCGGGTTGAGCGCGGCGTGTGCGGCCCGCATCGCGGCGGGCGACGGGACGGTGACGAGCGCGATGTCGACGCCGCCGATCTCGGCGAGCTGCGCGGCCTGGTCGCCGCGGGCGTCGACCACGTAGTCCGCGCCGAGGTCCTTGGCGAGCTGGAGCTTGTCGTCGTGGACGTCGACGGCGACGGTGCGGGTGCCGAAGATGCGGGCGTACTGCAGGCCGAGGTGCCCCAGGCCGCCGATGCCGACGACCATGCAGGTCTCGTCGGGCTTCGGGTCCGCGACCTTGAGCGCCTTGTAGGTCGTCACGCCCGCGCAGGTCAGCGGCGAGGCGTCGACCGGGTCGACGCCGCCGGGGACCGGTACGACGTGGCTGGCGAACGCGACCGCGTACTCGGCGTAGCCGCCGTCCATCGTGTAGCCCATGTAGGCCGGGGCGGTGCAGTAGGTCTCCCAGCCGTCGACGCAGTAGCGGCACTGGCCGCACGCGTGGCCGAGCCACGGCAGCGCGACCCGCTGGCCGACCGCGACGGGTACGTCGGGCGAGCCGACGGCCTCGACGATGCCGACGCCCTCGTGGCCGGGGATCAGCTGGTCCTTGGGCTTGACCGGCCACTCGCCGCGCGCGGCGTGGATGTCGGTGTGGCAGAGCCCGCAGGTCTCGATCCGCACCAGCACCTGGCCGGGGCCGGGCTCGGGGATCGGGACGTCGCGGACCTCGAGCGGTGCGCCGAGCGTGGGGACGACGGCAGCCTTCATGACGTGCTCCTCGGGGTTGGGTGGGCGGTTCTCGCTCCACCTCGACCCTTCTCCTCGGCGTCGTCCGCGGGCAGGGCGTACGGTCCCGCAGTCGGCGGGGCGAAGGTCCCGGCGAGCCGTCTGAAGCTACTGCTGCTGCCGAACCGGCACCGAGCCGGGCTCAGCTTGTTCGCTTGCAAGAGGACAGCACAGCACCTGTACTACCGCTCGCCGATGAGCGAATGAAGGTTCTTTCCAGTCGCCACGACCTTCCAGAACTTCCTTCCGTTGGTGTTTGGCGACTCCCGGACATCGCCGGAGAAGTGGTCTACCACCGCGACTGCTGCAGCTGTAGGTGACGAGAAAACTTGGTTGTGCCAAGGCTCTGTCGTCAGCCGAACCTCGTGGGTGTGCGGGTTGAACATGGCGCTCAGGTCGTGTCCCTTGTAGGTCTTTGCAATTGGGATCCAGTCGACCTTGGGGTCGATGTGCTCCCGGGCAGGAGGTTTGTAGGCGCTGGACGAAGAGGTCGATGCGCGGACTTGCTGGGCTGCGGCTTCTGATGGGCTGGATGGCGGGCCAGCAGCGACTGGGGTATCCGACGCAAGCACGTCCACGAGGCGACTCACAACCTCGCCGACGGTTCGGTCCATGAGACGAGCAGCGACCACAAGGCGGTCGTACGTCCCGTCGTCGATCTGAATTGTCTTCACTGCTTCTCCTGGTCATCTGAGGTGCTCAAGCACGCTGTCGACTCAAGAGTAAGACTCTAGAACTTTTAAGTCAATCAAGGATACTTAAGACTTACTCGAGCCTCCGCGGACGGCGCTGGCTCTGCTTCAAGTCGGGCTCTGTAGACGGCAGGTCTCACGATCGACTGCTTCACGTCTCGAAAGCGTCGGCCGTCAGGACCAGTGCCGCCGCATCACCGTGGTCGCGGTGAACGGGTCCTCGCCCGACACCGCTGCGACGATCCCGGCCCCCTCGGGCTTCGCGGCAGCGAGAAGACGGCCCTCGCCGACCCAGGCGTTCCAGGCGCGCAGGTACTGCCCGGCGTTGCTGGCGTTGCGTCCGAGGACGGTCGGTACTGGGTGCCACGCCTCGCACGTCGGGCGGGCGGCACGCAGGGCGGCGCGGGCACCGCGGCGCGTACGGACCGGCCGCTCGGGGGAGGTGGCGTCGGTGTAGCGCGAGACGACGTAGCGCGGGGCGCCGACCGGGCCGATGGCCTCGTCGAAGGCGACCGCGAAGACCTCGGCGTCGGCCTCGGAGCCGACGAGGCGGAACCGGTACTCGCCGCCCGGGTGCACGTCGACGGCGAGCGCGGCGGCTCCGACCTCGGTGAGTCCCGACGCAACGAGCGCGTCGGCCACCGCCGCGGCGACCGCCTCCAGCGGCGGGACGCCCGAGGTCAGGGCGACCTGCGCGCGCACCCACTCGGTGAGGACCGAGGCGTGGTCGCGGCGAGTGGTGAGGGCCTGTCCGAGCGTCGCCAGCCCACCTGCCGCGCCCGCGGCCGCCACCGCCCACGGCCCCCCGACGGTGGCCGCGCCCGAGACGCCGACCGCAGCCGCGCCCAGCGCGAGCGGCGTACGCCAGCTCGTGTCCGGCAGCGGCGCTTCGGTCGTCAGTCCCTCCGGCCCCAGCCGCCACGCCGGCGCGTCCGGCGCCACCGTGACGACCTCGTCGACCGGCACGACCGCGGGCACGGAC
This genomic interval from Nocardioides palaemonis contains the following:
- a CDS encoding DUF2237 family protein, with translation MTERNVLGGELDPCGTDPLTGFHRDGRCTVGPQDAGLHAICAVMTDEFLAHQKAVGNDLSTPRPEWHFPGLVPGDRWCVVAARWMQAYAHGVAAPVVLAATSERALDVVPLEVLQAHAVDVPPDLSSLD
- a CDS encoding alcohol dehydrogenase catalytic domain-containing protein, translating into MKAAVVPTLGAPLEVRDVPIPEPGPGQVLVRIETCGLCHTDIHAARGEWPVKPKDQLIPGHEGVGIVEAVGSPDVPVAVGQRVALPWLGHACGQCRYCVDGWETYCTAPAYMGYTMDGGYAEYAVAFASHVVPVPGGVDPVDASPLTCAGVTTYKALKVADPKPDETCMVVGIGGLGHLGLQYARIFGTRTVAVDVHDDKLQLAKDLGADYVVDARGDQAAQLAEIGGVDIALVTVPSPAAMRAAHAALNPNGRLVLVGLPADNRLEIPVFETVLKGVKVIGSLVGTRNDLATVFDLHARGLTRVVTETRALDDVNACFEEVLAGEVPARLVFDMR